The Paenibacillus sp. MBLB1832 genome has a window encoding:
- a CDS encoding bifunctional methyltransferase/pyrophosphohydrolase YabN — protein sequence MSSSQPRITVLGLGTGDEDQLTLGVWKKLQQAAKSETELFLRTKDHPMVQLLDNNAIPYETFDANYVSHASFEGVYESIAEELISTAKSHTAEVLYAVPGHPMVAEYTVQLLKQRCPSEGIELQITGGESFLDQAFLRFGFDPIEGFQLLDATSLNRYTLNPLMHTVIGQVYDTYTASDLKISLMESYPDEYRVVVGHALGVAGQEQIIEVPLHELDHVKGYGNLSLVWVPRSEQEEPFNRTFGRLHEIIQTLRSPGGCPWDQEQTHESLRKNLIEEAYEVLETIDEDDPEHMCEELGDLLLQVMLHAQMEEEVGTFTVYDVIATLNEKLIRRHPHVFGEKAVEDADEALVNWNAIKAEEKRKKGIDVTKQSVLDGIPRELPGLMKAIKLQKKAATVGFDWTELSDVLAKVEEEFAELREAIANPAQEDNQNRRDELGDVLFSIVNVARFLKIDPEEALSHTNRKFIQRFTYMEEQLRLRGQSFEQTELSEMEFYWQEAKKVTKLDLT from the coding sequence ATGTCATCAAGCCAACCGCGTATTACTGTCCTCGGACTCGGGACAGGAGATGAAGATCAATTAACGTTAGGCGTCTGGAAAAAGCTCCAGCAAGCAGCAAAGTCGGAAACGGAGCTATTCCTGCGGACAAAGGATCACCCAATGGTTCAATTACTAGATAACAATGCGATCCCCTACGAGACGTTTGATGCTAACTATGTGTCCCACGCCTCATTCGAGGGCGTCTACGAATCCATCGCAGAAGAACTTATCTCAACCGCGAAAAGCCATACAGCGGAAGTGCTATACGCCGTGCCAGGCCATCCTATGGTTGCTGAGTACACGGTGCAGCTATTAAAACAACGCTGCCCTTCCGAAGGAATCGAGCTCCAGATCACAGGCGGCGAGAGCTTCTTAGACCAAGCTTTCCTACGCTTTGGCTTCGACCCCATCGAAGGCTTCCAGCTGCTGGATGCCACGAGTCTGAATCGCTACACATTGAATCCCTTGATGCATACGGTGATCGGCCAAGTGTATGACACGTATACAGCTTCTGATCTTAAAATCAGTCTCATGGAATCCTATCCGGATGAATACCGCGTCGTGGTCGGTCATGCACTAGGTGTTGCGGGGCAAGAGCAGATCATCGAAGTACCGCTTCATGAGCTGGACCATGTGAAGGGCTACGGCAATCTATCTCTGGTGTGGGTTCCGCGCAGCGAGCAGGAAGAGCCGTTTAATCGCACATTTGGCCGATTGCATGAGATTATTCAAACCCTTCGCAGCCCAGGTGGCTGCCCATGGGATCAAGAGCAGACGCACGAAAGTCTGCGCAAAAATCTCATCGAAGAAGCCTACGAGGTGCTTGAGACGATCGATGAGGATGATCCAGAGCATATGTGCGAGGAGCTTGGCGATCTGCTCCTGCAAGTGATGCTGCATGCCCAAATGGAAGAAGAGGTCGGCACCTTCACGGTGTACGATGTCATTGCGACCTTGAATGAGAAGCTAATTCGCCGACATCCGCACGTATTCGGGGAAAAGGCCGTAGAGGATGCAGACGAAGCGCTGGTGAACTGGAATGCGATTAAGGCGGAGGAGAAGCGCAAGAAGGGCATCGACGTCACAAAGCAATCCGTCCTAGATGGCATTCCGCGTGAGCTGCCAGGACTTATGAAGGCGATTAAGCTGCAGAAGAAAGCGGCGACAGTCGGTTTTGATTGGACGGAGTTGTCGGATGTACTAGCGAAAGTGGAAGAGGAGTTCGCTGAACTTCGTGAAGCGATAGCGAATCCAGCCCAAGAGGATAATCAAAATCGCCGCGATGAGCTGGGGGATGTCCTTTTCTCTATCGTCAATGTTGCTAGATTTCTGAAAATAGACCCCGAAGAAGCACTATCGCACACAAATCGCAAATTTATTCAGAGATTTACGTATATGGAGGAACAACTACGTTTAAGAGGGCAATCTTTTGAACAGACTGAGTTATCAGAGATGGAATTTTATTGGCAGGAAGCAAAAAAAGTTACAAAACTTGATCTTACTTAG
- a CDS encoding HU family DNA-binding protein: protein MNKTDLINNIAEKSGLTKKDVEVVLNGFLGEVTDALSSGDKVQLIGFGTFETRKRSGRTGRNPQTGNPIEIAESNVPAFKAGNKLKDAVK, encoded by the coding sequence ATGAACAAAACGGATCTAATCAACAACATTGCAGAAAAAAGCGGACTTACTAAGAAAGATGTAGAAGTTGTTCTAAACGGATTCCTAGGTGAAGTGACAGACGCTCTTTCATCCGGAGATAAAGTACAATTGATTGGTTTCGGTACTTTCGAAACTCGCAAACGTTCTGGCCGTACGGGTCGTAACCCGCAAACAGGTAACCCAATCGAAATCGCAGAATCCAACGTTCCTGCTTTTAAAGCTGGCAACAAGCTTAAAGACGCTGTAAAATAA
- a CDS encoding RNA-binding S4 domain-containing protein: MRIDKFLKVSRLIKRRTVAKDVSDQGRVWINGRDAKASTQVKVGDELAIQFGQKKVTIRVELLSESTRKEDAAKMFTLLKEEPFQSE; this comes from the coding sequence ATGCGGATCGATAAATTTCTCAAGGTATCTCGACTGATCAAACGTCGCACGGTTGCGAAGGATGTGTCCGATCAAGGGCGCGTATGGATCAACGGTAGAGACGCTAAAGCGAGTACGCAAGTGAAAGTCGGCGATGAGCTGGCGATCCAGTTCGGTCAAAAGAAGGTAACCATTCGCGTGGAACTTCTGTCCGAGTCGACCCGTAAGGAAGATGCGGCCAAGATGTTTACACTGTTGAAGGAAGAGCCTTTCCAATCCGAATAA
- the yabP gene encoding sporulation protein YabP — MIEPVKNNKRQEIKMLNRKLLEISGVLNVESFDSEEFLLETEMGYLMIKGQNLHIKNLSLEQGLVAIEGIIHELAYVDGNTQEKSKGFLGKLFK; from the coding sequence ATGATCGAACCCGTAAAGAACAACAAGCGACAAGAAATCAAAATGCTGAATCGCAAACTCTTGGAGATATCCGGAGTTTTGAATGTTGAAAGCTTTGATAGCGAAGAATTCCTCCTGGAAACAGAAATGGGCTACTTGATGATCAAGGGGCAGAATTTGCACATCAAGAATTTGAGCTTGGAGCAAGGATTAGTCGCCATTGAAGGTATTATTCATGAATTAGCCTACGTGGACGGGAACACCCAGGAGAAATCCAAAGGGTTCCTAGGTAAGCTGTTCAAGTGA
- the yabQ gene encoding spore cortex biosynthesis protein YabQ, translated as MTLHVQFHTIFMMFLSGVSIGAIFDVFRVLSGKLRLPRWAIPIVDGIYWIVATILVFKILIYSNEGQVRMFIFLGIGIGICFYFAFLSSWVIKLTLVLIRIIVAIYRFLKKTVEILIIKPIIALYRLTVIILGFLLAVAIFLYKIVLQLLHPLWKLFLWMTKPVHKYLVIPSWLKKLIGRIVALYHRIFSK; from the coding sequence GTGACGCTTCACGTTCAGTTCCATACGATTTTCATGATGTTCCTAAGCGGAGTCAGCATAGGGGCCATCTTTGATGTGTTCCGTGTGCTCTCTGGCAAGCTGCGATTACCGCGATGGGCCATCCCGATTGTAGACGGTATTTATTGGATTGTGGCGACAATCCTCGTGTTCAAGATCCTCATTTATAGCAATGAAGGACAAGTACGTATGTTTATTTTCCTCGGTATCGGTATCGGCATTTGCTTCTATTTCGCTTTCCTGAGCAGTTGGGTGATCAAGCTTACGCTGGTCCTGATTCGCATCATTGTGGCAATTTACCGCTTCCTTAAGAAGACTGTCGAAATACTAATCATTAAACCGATTATTGCCTTATATCGTCTAACGGTGATAATTTTAGGCTTTTTGCTTGCTGTAGCTATATTCCTTTACAAAATTGTGCTACAATTGCTACATCCTTTGTGGAAATTATTCCTCTGGATGACTAAACCTGTGCATAAGTACTTGGTAATCCCTAGCTGGCTGAAGAAGCTGATAGGGCGAATCGTAGCGCTGTATCACAGGATATTCTCGAAGTAG
- a CDS encoding FtsB family cell division protein has protein sequence MQAQATVSTKRSSRVGSKRRLRFLFIGVLCFMSWASVNIWDQFAKLHEKQSVVANMEQQLVESKKVNADLTKEVARLHNDEYVSQIIRRDYHYSKSGETPLSGSKSQ, from the coding sequence ATGCAGGCTCAAGCAACCGTATCAACCAAGCGCAGCAGCCGGGTAGGCTCGAAGCGAAGACTGCGTTTCCTTTTCATCGGCGTCTTATGTTTTATGAGCTGGGCTTCTGTTAACATTTGGGATCAGTTCGCCAAGCTGCACGAGAAGCAGAGTGTCGTAGCGAACATGGAGCAGCAGCTTGTCGAGTCGAAGAAAGTAAATGCCGATCTGACGAAGGAAGTCGCAAGGCTGCATAACGATGAATATGTATCTCAGATTATTCGCCGGGATTATCACTACAGCAAATCGGGAGAGACACCTTTGAGTGGCTCGAAGTCGCAATAA
- a CDS encoding S1 domain-containing RNA-binding protein: protein MAIEVGTKLEGRVTGITHFGAFVELAEGVTGLVHISEIADNYVKDVNDHLKLEDKVTVKVINVDKDGKIGLSIKQTIDKPVEERPARPERTGGSSYQGRPSGDRPSGGYQGGRPSGGGERSGPPSGGFGGGGGRPSGGGGFNRGGGGGGRGGFNKQQGGARPFSFEDKVSRFLKDSEERISSLKKNTESKRGGRGGRRD from the coding sequence ATGGCAATTGAAGTTGGCACCAAGTTAGAGGGAAGAGTGACGGGGATTACTCACTTTGGAGCATTCGTCGAGCTTGCTGAAGGAGTTACCGGTCTTGTTCACATTTCGGAGATCGCGGACAATTATGTGAAGGACGTTAATGACCACTTGAAGCTGGAAGACAAGGTAACGGTCAAAGTAATTAACGTGGACAAGGATGGCAAGATCGGACTGTCGATCAAGCAAACGATTGACAAGCCAGTTGAGGAAAGACCAGCTCGTCCTGAACGTACAGGTGGCAGCAGCTATCAAGGTCGCCCTAGCGGAGATCGTCCAAGCGGCGGTTACCAAGGTGGTCGTCCGAGTGGTGGCGGAGAACGTAGTGGTCCTCCTAGCGGTGGTTTCGGTGGTGGCGGCGGTCGTCCAAGCGGCGGCGGTGGCTTCAATCGTGGCGGCGGCGGTGGTGGTCGCGGCGGCTTTAACAAGCAGCAAGGCGGAGCAAGACCGTTTTCGTTCGAAGATAAAGTATCTCGTTTCCTTAAAGATAGTGAAGAGCGGATTTCGTCCTTGAAGAAGAACACCGAGTCCAAACGCGGTGGCCGAGGCGGAAGAAGAGACTAA
- the spoIIE gene encoding stage II sporulation protein E → MQRRSLSTLIGSGWSGIWQKAKVGVHSAAVENRWVQAFVAKKWSLLLIVMGFLLGRAMILEQLSPFALAFIAVIYFTRKDILHWVGVAAFAGSMLAVNGNTGYLVTEIIVFLLIQKALEKYERSELSLAPLLVFSSTFLVQLFAELVVSNLTWYSLMMITVEALLSLVLTLIFIQAIPVFTLTRKNYHLKHEEIICLIILLASVMTGTVGWIIGPVTVEHVLSRYLILLFALVGGAPFGASVGVVTGLILSLANSNAIYQMSLLAFSGMLAGLLREGNRMMVAFGMLLGSSILSFYMGSSVDVIHSAWESLAAVTLFLLTPRSLILMLAKYVPGTQENLKSQQDYAKRVRDVTAGRVEQFSEVFRQLARSFKQLTNEDAASRKEEEVGHFMNAVTQQTCESCWKKSQCWDQKFYQTYSYMTEMMTQIESKETMTKKQIQPEWKKVCIRTEQVLDVMKHQYSLYKNDMHWKKQILDSRHLVADQLSGVSQVMEDLAKEIKREGQELFLQEEQIRNALEELGLSIHTIDVISLDEGNIEIEIIHQYTKGFDECRKIIAPLLSEIIGENVAVMREEMHTRGEGYSTVVFGSAKEYVVDTGVAGAAKGGDLFSGDSYATVELGNGKYAVALSDGMGNGERARAESETALSILQQLLQSGMDEKLAIKSLNSVLMLRSSDEMYATVDMALIDMYNANTTFMKIGSTPSFIKRGNEVIAISANNLPVGILNEIDVDLVSIPLQSGDILVMMTDGIYDAPGHAVNKEMWMKRMIQEIDTTLPQDFADCLLERIFRHHLGEIQDDMTVIVARVEKRQPEWATFRWPGITRMERPKTVS, encoded by the coding sequence ATGCAAAGACGAAGCTTAAGCACGTTGATCGGTAGCGGGTGGTCGGGTATTTGGCAGAAAGCGAAAGTAGGCGTTCACAGTGCAGCTGTGGAGAATCGATGGGTTCAAGCTTTTGTTGCTAAGAAGTGGTCCTTGCTGCTGATCGTCATGGGCTTCTTGCTAGGTCGCGCGATGATTCTGGAACAGCTGTCCCCCTTTGCGCTGGCCTTTATTGCGGTTATTTATTTTACGAGGAAGGATATTCTGCATTGGGTCGGCGTTGCGGCCTTCGCGGGAAGCATGTTAGCTGTAAATGGGAATACGGGGTATTTGGTCACAGAGATTATCGTATTCTTGCTCATCCAGAAGGCGCTGGAAAAGTATGAACGATCCGAGTTATCGTTGGCGCCGCTTCTGGTCTTCAGCTCGACCTTCCTGGTACAGCTGTTCGCTGAGCTCGTTGTGTCCAACCTTACGTGGTACTCCCTGATGATGATAACGGTAGAGGCGCTGCTCAGTCTGGTGCTGACGCTCATTTTCATACAAGCGATACCTGTGTTCACCCTCACACGCAAAAACTACCATCTAAAGCATGAGGAAATTATTTGTTTAATTATTCTTCTGGCATCGGTGATGACGGGGACGGTTGGATGGATTATCGGTCCAGTGACCGTGGAGCATGTGTTATCGCGCTATTTGATCTTATTGTTTGCCTTGGTTGGGGGAGCGCCATTCGGAGCATCGGTCGGTGTGGTGACGGGATTGATCCTCAGCTTGGCGAATAGCAATGCGATCTACCAAATGAGTTTATTAGCGTTCTCAGGTATGCTCGCAGGCTTACTGAGGGAGGGGAATCGTATGATGGTCGCCTTTGGGATGCTGCTAGGGTCATCCATTCTCTCTTTCTATATGGGATCGAGTGTCGATGTGATCCATTCTGCGTGGGAGTCGCTCGCGGCGGTCACGCTGTTCCTCCTCACGCCAAGGAGCCTGATTCTCATGCTGGCGAAATATGTGCCTGGGACGCAAGAGAATTTGAAATCCCAGCAGGACTATGCCAAAAGAGTGCGGGATGTCACCGCTGGTCGCGTGGAACAGTTCTCGGAGGTATTTCGGCAGCTGGCGCGCAGCTTTAAGCAGTTAACGAACGAAGATGCGGCGAGCCGCAAGGAGGAGGAAGTCGGGCATTTCATGAATGCCGTTACCCAGCAAACCTGTGAGTCCTGTTGGAAGAAGAGCCAATGCTGGGATCAGAAATTTTATCAGACGTATAGCTATATGACGGAAATGATGACCCAGATTGAGTCGAAGGAGACGATGACGAAGAAACAGATTCAACCTGAGTGGAAAAAAGTGTGCATTCGCACGGAACAAGTGCTAGATGTGATGAAGCATCAGTATAGTTTATATAAGAACGATATGCATTGGAAAAAGCAGATCCTGGATAGCCGGCATCTCGTGGCCGATCAGCTTTCTGGCGTTTCGCAAGTGATGGAGGACTTGGCGAAAGAAATTAAACGAGAGGGGCAGGAGTTGTTCCTGCAGGAGGAACAAATTCGCAATGCGTTGGAGGAGCTGGGCCTGTCCATCCACACGATTGATGTTATTTCCTTAGATGAAGGAAATATCGAGATCGAAATTATTCATCAATACACGAAGGGATTCGATGAATGCCGTAAAATCATCGCGCCGCTCCTCAGCGAAATCATCGGCGAGAACGTCGCCGTGATGCGGGAGGAGATGCATACGCGCGGCGAGGGCTACAGCACGGTCGTATTCGGCTCCGCCAAGGAATACGTGGTGGACACCGGGGTCGCCGGCGCAGCCAAAGGCGGCGACCTCTTCTCGGGCGACAGCTACGCCACAGTGGAGCTGGGCAATGGCAAGTATGCCGTTGCGCTGAGCGACGGCATGGGCAATGGCGAGCGCGCTCGGGCGGAGAGCGAGACGGCCTTGAGCATCCTGCAGCAGCTGCTGCAGTCAGGTATGGATGAGAAGCTCGCGATCAAGTCGCTGAACTCGGTGTTGATGCTGCGTTCATCTGACGAGATGTATGCGACGGTTGATATGGCGCTTATCGATATGTACAACGCGAACACGACGTTTATGAAGATTGGCTCCACGCCAAGCTTCATCAAGCGCGGTAACGAGGTCATCGCGATCTCGGCGAACAATTTGCCTGTGGGCATTTTAAACGAAATCGATGTGGATCTGGTGTCCATCCCCCTTCAATCGGGCGACATCCTGGTGATGATGACCGATGGCATTTATGATGCGCCTGGTCACGCCGTGAACAAGGAGATGTGGATGAAGCGGATGATTCAAGAGATTGATACGACGCTGCCGCAAGATTTTGCGGACTGCTTATTGGAGCGGATCTTCCGCCATCATTTGGGGGAAATCCAGGATGATATGACGGTCATCGTGGCACGTGTCGAGAAGCGGCAGCCAGAATGGGCAACGTTCCGTTGGCCAGGCATTACCCGTATGGAGCGTCCGAAGACGGTCAGCTAA
- a CDS encoding class D sortase yields the protein MLRRVVAPFLVLTGIFLFLYPTLNDRYETYQQHKILKMWQVSMDAMEGNEDGDGTEVVEGAGAADGGVASSFETSGMAATATPVIAPRPDAQLSSSPLPVVKTAATPKPAPVKLKNMEGILNIEKIDLKLPILTDATLEHMKISIASIVGTGKAGEIGNYAIAGHRNLTYGKNFNRLDEVELGDRIEVDTGKALFVYKVVEKQDVLPTDVWVLRGNNTDREITLITCDPMVDPTHRLIVKGKLVE from the coding sequence ATGTTGAGGAGAGTGGTTGCCCCCTTCTTGGTCCTGACGGGAATCTTTCTGTTTCTATATCCAACGTTAAATGATCGGTACGAGACGTATCAGCAGCACAAGATTTTGAAGATGTGGCAAGTCAGTATGGATGCGATGGAGGGGAATGAGGATGGCGATGGAACGGAAGTCGTGGAGGGGGCTGGGGCAGCGGATGGCGGAGTGGCCAGCTCATTCGAAACAAGTGGGATGGCGGCGACAGCGACACCCGTGATAGCGCCACGTCCAGATGCTCAGTTAAGCAGTTCGCCCTTGCCAGTCGTGAAGACGGCAGCGACGCCGAAGCCTGCACCTGTGAAGCTGAAAAATATGGAGGGGATTCTCAATATTGAAAAAATTGATCTGAAGCTGCCTATTCTGACAGACGCGACACTGGAACATATGAAAATATCGATCGCCAGCATCGTGGGTACTGGGAAAGCGGGGGAAATAGGGAATTATGCAATAGCTGGGCATCGGAATTTAACGTATGGTAAAAATTTTAATCGCTTAGATGAGGTCGAACTTGGTGATAGAATTGAAGTGGATACAGGCAAGGCGTTATTTGTGTATAAGGTCGTGGAAAAGCAGGATGTTCTGCCTACAGATGTGTGGGTTTTGCGCGGCAATAATACGGACAGAGAGATTACGCTCATTACATGCGATCCTATGGTCGATCCGACGCACCGCTTAATTGTGAAAGGGAAATTAGTGGAATAA
- a CDS encoding collagen binding domain-containing protein — MAKRQSNAMLIALFMFMQCLYGFTLSSTVNATEISGNILDSVTMAVYDSHDAVVTGNVYDQDGKVKLDYTWSLPNGHGYHAGDTFSFILPQEFVLFNNVSGPLTTTDNGPAGTFVANKDTHRVVITFNSFIESHDNLQGTLSFLTQISTSRLNGSTEQTIVIPIRSGDQVFSFKLRPWVTSTISKSGVPEGYNPKSISWTVDVNQKLDEVQQAVVTDPIPAGLTAPAPAAVSVYHLQMQLDGTSVQGAQLDPSEYTVSSDGGVLTVHFTSSPITSAYRIHYSTAITDMARTTFTNTATFGGSNKEGIQAKSTVEVGRGKLVWKESTDYIAATQRIEWAIHYNGGEVTIPQSAAYLIDTFNTTHELVPGSLQVQAVTFDVSGHEIVGATVSPGEYTVTPLEGANGFKLQFNHDISSAYRIVYQIQAKTPILQDAVIENKVTTGNQTETAIRTISQRALVKDALVDSVDYQTRTIAWKIEINGDSQFMTNIVLTDTFPNKGLQFNSTSLVVKTKVGVTLLPVTDFTIDPSVDAKDGFILHFTHELNEPVVIVYQTTFNLDWIPPGGMSAFFNHAKLEFLFMDTKYTAEAGAAYYPNAELQQNGYKFGSFEWRGKDPTLTWTVGINYRGKSLAHAALVDVLESNQKLIKGSVAVYHMTIAPNGSPSQGAAVAASEYTVNEDDPSKPFVTFNQPIQDGYIVIFQTSLKDQIIPSSVANTAKLTNGESQVSSDLYASVAIPHGGEYLIKNGSQNGDKINWNITINRGQSTLTEAEVYDHPSSNQELLPDSFHLYATTVGTNGDLVRDVELVKGTGYTVTIQTNQQGQQTFLLKFLSPISAAYILEYQSLIHAGNGDTVNNAVSFSGKNVTTITKETSQEIVVGVTTGSGTGTGVRGSLQVMKIDASNREQPLAGATYNLYRVSRESRDLIQTQTTNASGIAIFQGLLAGDYVIKEITAPSGYILDAADHPFTLQPAENKRLTYTNSKTTTPPPSSTPTPPPSSTPTPTPPPSSSPTPPPSSPTPSPSVTPSPKPTPPVVTVPSPKPTDPGSTPVPPVPSVEPATLPVTGESSHLYIKLSGVALVLFGIMAGRKVRRKR, encoded by the coding sequence ATGGCGAAGCGGCAGTCGAACGCAATGCTTATTGCACTATTTATGTTTATGCAGTGTCTTTACGGTTTTACTCTGTCTAGTACGGTAAATGCAACAGAAATTTCGGGCAACATCCTAGATAGTGTCACGATGGCGGTTTACGACAGCCATGATGCCGTTGTGACTGGCAATGTGTATGACCAGGATGGCAAGGTGAAACTGGATTACACTTGGTCGTTGCCGAATGGGCATGGTTATCATGCGGGTGATACATTTAGTTTCATACTTCCGCAGGAGTTTGTGTTATTTAACAATGTCAGCGGGCCGCTCACGACAACAGACAATGGTCCGGCAGGGACGTTCGTGGCCAATAAAGACACGCATCGCGTGGTCATCACCTTCAATAGCTTCATTGAATCCCATGACAATTTGCAGGGAACGCTTAGTTTTCTCACGCAAATCAGCACCAGTCGACTGAATGGCAGCACGGAGCAGACCATTGTGATTCCGATACGAAGTGGAGATCAGGTCTTTAGCTTCAAACTGAGGCCATGGGTCACCTCGACCATAAGCAAATCAGGGGTGCCAGAGGGCTATAATCCGAAGTCGATTTCTTGGACCGTTGATGTGAATCAAAAGCTGGATGAGGTTCAGCAAGCGGTTGTAACCGACCCGATCCCAGCAGGGTTAACGGCTCCAGCTCCAGCAGCTGTCAGTGTGTATCATCTGCAGATGCAATTGGATGGCACGTCTGTACAGGGGGCACAATTGGATCCGAGCGAGTATACGGTGAGCTCGGATGGCGGCGTGCTGACGGTGCATTTCACCAGCAGCCCGATTACCAGCGCATATCGTATCCACTATTCGACTGCGATTACGGATATGGCGAGGACGACTTTTACGAATACGGCAACGTTTGGAGGCAGCAATAAAGAAGGTATTCAGGCTAAGTCGACGGTGGAAGTAGGGCGTGGAAAATTGGTCTGGAAGGAATCGACCGACTATATAGCGGCTACCCAGCGGATAGAGTGGGCGATCCATTATAATGGCGGAGAAGTCACGATCCCTCAATCTGCAGCGTATCTCATTGATACTTTCAATACTACGCATGAACTCGTGCCGGGATCGCTGCAAGTCCAAGCGGTTACCTTTGATGTGTCAGGTCATGAAATTGTAGGCGCAACTGTGTCGCCTGGGGAGTACACGGTAACACCGTTGGAGGGTGCTAATGGCTTTAAACTGCAATTCAACCATGACATTTCATCCGCGTATCGAATCGTTTATCAAATTCAGGCGAAAACCCCGATTCTTCAAGATGCCGTTATCGAGAACAAGGTAACAACGGGGAATCAGACAGAAACGGCGATCAGAACGATTTCGCAACGTGCTCTTGTTAAAGATGCACTGGTTGATTCTGTCGATTACCAAACGAGAACGATCGCTTGGAAAATCGAAATAAACGGCGATAGCCAATTCATGACCAATATCGTGCTGACGGATACGTTCCCAAACAAAGGGCTACAATTCAACTCAACTTCTCTCGTTGTAAAAACGAAAGTAGGTGTTACGCTTCTACCAGTCACTGACTTTACGATCGATCCTAGCGTCGATGCTAAAGATGGCTTTATTCTCCATTTTACACATGAGCTGAATGAACCTGTCGTCATCGTCTATCAGACCACGTTCAATTTGGATTGGATCCCGCCTGGCGGTATGTCAGCCTTCTTCAATCATGCGAAATTAGAGTTTTTGTTTATGGATACTAAATATACTGCGGAAGCAGGTGCGGCTTACTATCCGAATGCAGAACTTCAACAGAACGGCTACAAATTCGGTTCTTTTGAATGGAGGGGCAAGGATCCGACGCTAACATGGACCGTAGGTATCAACTATCGAGGGAAATCACTTGCTCATGCTGCTCTTGTGGATGTATTGGAATCCAATCAGAAACTGATTAAGGGATCTGTTGCCGTTTACCACATGACGATAGCTCCGAACGGTTCGCCTTCTCAGGGTGCGGCTGTAGCTGCATCTGAGTATACAGTGAACGAAGACGATCCAAGCAAGCCGTTTGTAACATTCAATCAGCCCATCCAAGACGGCTATATCGTTATTTTCCAAACAAGTCTAAAAGATCAGATCATCCCTTCGTCGGTTGCGAATACGGCCAAACTAACCAACGGAGAGTCCCAAGTATCTAGTGATCTCTATGCAAGTGTTGCTATCCCGCATGGCGGCGAATACCTCATCAAGAACGGCTCCCAGAACGGCGATAAAATCAATTGGAACATAACGATCAATCGAGGGCAATCGACGCTGACGGAGGCGGAGGTGTATGACCACCCTTCTAGTAACCAAGAGTTGTTACCTGATTCCTTTCATTTGTATGCAACTACGGTGGGGACGAATGGTGACTTGGTCAGAGATGTTGAATTAGTGAAAGGCACTGGCTATACCGTGACGATTCAAACGAATCAGCAAGGACAGCAGACGTTCTTGTTGAAATTCCTAAGTCCGATCTCGGCGGCCTATATCTTGGAGTATCAATCTCTTATCCATGCAGGAAATGGAGATACGGTAAACAACGCCGTGAGCTTCAGCGGCAAAAATGTGACGACGATCACGAAAGAAACCTCGCAAGAAATCGTCGTTGGTGTAACAACGGGCTCTGGTACGGGCACCGGTGTCCGCGGTTCATTGCAAGTGATGAAAATCGATGCATCGAACAGGGAGCAGCCGCTCGCTGGTGCTACCTATAATCTGTACCGCGTATCAAGGGAATCGCGGGATTTAATTCAAACGCAAACGACCAATGCCTCAGGTATTGCGATCTTCCAGGGTCTGCTTGCGGGTGATTATGTGATTAAGGAAATCACAGCGCCTTCGGGGTATATCCTGGATGCAGCGGATCATCCATTCACTTTGCAACCTGCGGAGAACAAACGGTTGACGTACACAAACTCCAAAACGACGACGCCACCACCATCGTCTACACCGACACCACCGCCGTCGTCCACACCGACACCAACACCGCCGCCATCGTCATCGCCGACACCACCGCCATCATCACCAACGCCGAGCCCATCCGTAACGCCAAGTCCTAAACCGACACCGCCAGTTGTAACGGTTCCTTCACCAAAACCAACAGATCCAGGATCGACGCCTGTGCCGCCTGTCCCGTCCGTGGAACCGGCAACGCTGCCAGTGACAGGTGAATCCAGTCATTTGTATATCAAACTCTCGGGCGTCGCTCTCGTTCTGTTCGGTATCATGGCAGGCCGTAAGGTACGCAGAAAGCGCTAA